One window of Leptospira yasudae genomic DNA carries:
- a CDS encoding ArsR/SmtB family transcription factor, which produces MDQQKSGREFKDFIYSALAKYGKAISDPKRIELLDLLLQAEKNVDLLSKEIGMSVASTSHHLQILKDARLVGDRKDGRNIFYRIETAGAEIFEVIATSGREFNAEIKVAVDSFFDEDQELRGLEYSDFLKRVFSKEVVLIDVRPSAEYAAGHFPGAISVPLKELESKIESFPKRKKIVAYCRGKYCVLSKEAVEILRKNGLNAYRISQGPLEFASAGIEFVK; this is translated from the coding sequence ATGGATCAGCAAAAATCGGGAAGAGAATTTAAGGATTTTATCTATTCCGCACTCGCAAAATACGGAAAGGCGATTTCGGATCCGAAACGGATCGAATTGCTCGACCTTTTGCTGCAGGCCGAAAAGAACGTGGACCTCCTGTCAAAAGAGATCGGTATGAGCGTCGCGTCGACGTCGCATCATCTTCAAATCTTAAAAGACGCCCGTTTGGTCGGGGATCGTAAGGATGGAAGGAATATTTTTTACAGGATTGAAACGGCCGGTGCGGAAATTTTCGAAGTAATCGCGACTTCGGGTCGCGAATTTAATGCAGAGATCAAGGTTGCCGTTGATTCGTTCTTCGACGAAGATCAGGAGTTAAGAGGATTGGAATATTCTGATTTTCTGAAACGAGTCTTCTCTAAAGAAGTCGTTCTGATCGACGTAAGGCCGAGCGCCGAATATGCAGCCGGGCATTTCCCGGGGGCGATTTCCGTTCCGCTGAAAGAGTTGGAATCGAAAATCGAATCATTTCCCAAACGCAAGAAGATCGTCGCTTATTGCCGCGGTAAATACTGCGTTTTATCGAAGGAAGCCGTGGAAATACTCAGAAAGAACGGACTGAACGCGTATCGAATTTCCCAAGGGCCGCTCGAATTTGCGAGCGCCGGTATCGAATTCGTAAAATAA
- a CDS encoding class I SAM-dependent methyltransferase, which produces MKLLDATGTIVEFGSGYGTFTLPLARNRKNKIVAFEIESDLVQELLEKTKREGLDNILPIEKDIIGEGTSLEANSVDSVMIFNLLHHDDPIAILTEAYRILKPGGIAGLVHWNYDSKTPRGPKMEIRPKPEDMVRWAQSANFRIDSPTPIDLPPYHYGFLARKD; this is translated from the coding sequence ATGAAGTTATTGGATGCTACCGGAACGATCGTTGAATTCGGTTCCGGTTACGGGACGTTTACTCTACCGCTTGCAAGAAATCGGAAAAACAAAATCGTCGCTTTCGAAATCGAATCGGATTTAGTGCAAGAGCTTCTGGAAAAAACGAAACGGGAAGGATTGGACAACATTCTCCCCATAGAAAAGGACATCATAGGAGAAGGTACTTCCTTAGAGGCAAACTCCGTCGATTCTGTGATGATCTTCAATCTGTTGCACCACGATGATCCGATTGCGATTCTTACCGAAGCTTATAGAATTCTAAAACCAGGAGGCATCGCAGGTCTTGTCCATTGGAACTACGATTCCAAAACTCCTCGCGGCCCTAAAATGGAAATTCGACCCAAACCGGAAGATATGGTTCGCTGGGCACAATCCGCGAACTTTCGAATCGATTCCCCAACGCCGATCGATTTACCTCCGTATCACTACGGCTTTTTGGCTCGAAAAGACTGA
- a CDS encoding sterol desaturase family protein → MNEQCQWIQTALELLPHVPKIFLIDFLRYFVFAGVAFVVLYVWKHPFQSRKIQAKQAQPSQFRKEFIYSISSVTVYTAVTLTVLFFRKFGYFRFYDNIQEHGWGYLLLSALLILVIQDFYFYWTHRLMHTRLLFKIFHKVHHESVTPSPWTAYSFSPGEAFLHALILPIVVSLFPVHTLALLISMTFQIVRNVLGHSGYEMFPRWFLSNRILKYINTNTNHDMHHQFFRYNFGLYTTIWDEIFGTIHPEYEKTFNKITEEKDAGVSEEIKLGAN, encoded by the coding sequence ATGAACGAACAATGTCAATGGATTCAAACCGCGCTCGAGTTACTTCCGCACGTCCCGAAAATCTTTCTTATCGATTTTCTCCGCTACTTCGTGTTTGCGGGCGTCGCTTTCGTAGTTCTGTACGTATGGAAACATCCCTTTCAAAGCAGAAAGATCCAGGCTAAACAAGCGCAACCTTCTCAGTTTCGAAAAGAATTCATCTATTCGATTTCCTCCGTTACGGTTTATACCGCGGTCACTCTTACCGTTTTATTTTTTCGAAAATTCGGTTATTTCCGATTCTATGACAACATCCAAGAGCACGGATGGGGTTATTTGCTTCTGAGCGCGCTTCTCATTTTGGTGATCCAAGACTTTTACTTTTACTGGACCCATCGTTTGATGCACACTCGCCTGCTCTTCAAGATATTTCATAAGGTTCATCACGAATCGGTTACGCCTTCTCCTTGGACCGCTTATTCGTTTAGTCCGGGAGAAGCGTTCCTGCACGCGCTGATTCTGCCGATCGTAGTTTCCCTGTTTCCCGTTCATACGTTGGCTTTATTGATTTCGATGACGTTTCAGATCGTCAGAAACGTATTGGGACACAGCGGTTACGAAATGTTTCCGCGCTGGTTTCTTTCCAATCGAATCCTGAAGTATATCAACACTAACACGAATCACGATATGCATCACCAATTCTTTCGATACAACTTCGGACTCTATACGACGATCTGGGACGAAATATTCGGAACGATTCATCCGGAATATGAGAAAACCTTTAACAAGATCACGGAAGAAAAAGATGCGGGAGTTTCGGAGGAAATCAAACTCGGAGCGAATTAA
- a CDS encoding AraC family transcriptional regulator — translation MFEVTNFILFCKAITIAQLSFLILNFLVRMKATTQGIFGSLFLSSLIAYFICPMLHHSGVNSVLFILVHIGCYSVSFFFYLFVSSLFVDRFQPRLLHGVLFLLINAFCFYVFVVSNLQNETSIVSKILFSAPQLIFLTLLLLALGNVLKDKNMDLIESRREFRVLFVFVTGAYAISVVLIELILKYSDYSAELDLANSFLIMILVFFFSFKLFEFRENTFLIPDRKKEEEPLDEVLFKKLNSLLEEEKIYLMENLTILKLAQKIGVSEKKIRRLINQGLDYRNFNEFLNHYRIREAKAILSDPAKNDVPVLRIAMDLGYGSLAPFNRAFKEIAGTTPSDFRKQVPLQKR, via the coding sequence ATGTTCGAAGTGACGAATTTCATTCTTTTCTGTAAGGCGATTACGATCGCACAATTGAGCTTTTTGATTCTTAACTTTTTAGTGAGAATGAAGGCGACAACCCAAGGGATTTTCGGAAGTTTATTTTTATCCAGTTTGATCGCGTATTTTATCTGTCCGATGCTGCATCACTCGGGCGTGAATTCCGTCTTATTTATACTCGTTCATATCGGTTGTTATTCGGTTTCCTTCTTTTTCTATCTTTTCGTTTCGAGTTTGTTTGTGGATCGCTTTCAGCCCCGTCTTCTGCACGGAGTTTTGTTTCTTTTGATCAACGCTTTCTGCTTTTACGTGTTCGTCGTTTCGAACCTGCAAAACGAAACTTCGATCGTTTCCAAGATTCTTTTCAGCGCTCCTCAACTGATATTTTTGACGCTTCTTCTTTTGGCCTTGGGAAACGTATTAAAAGATAAGAATATGGATTTGATCGAATCCAGAAGGGAATTCCGGGTTCTTTTCGTTTTCGTAACCGGAGCGTACGCGATCTCCGTCGTTTTGATCGAATTGATTCTCAAATACTCAGACTATTCCGCGGAGCTGGATTTAGCGAATTCTTTCTTGATCATGATTTTGGTTTTTTTCTTTTCCTTTAAACTTTTCGAATTTCGGGAAAATACCTTTTTGATTCCGGATCGAAAAAAAGAAGAAGAACCTTTGGACGAGGTTTTATTCAAAAAATTGAATTCTCTTTTGGAAGAGGAAAAGATATATCTGATGGAGAATCTGACGATTCTGAAGTTGGCCCAGAAAATCGGCGTTTCCGAAAAGAAAATCCGCAGGTTGATCAACCAAGGTCTCGATTATAGAAATTTCAACGAATTCTTAAATCACTATAGAATTCGGGAAGCGAAGGCGATCTTATCGGACCCGGCAAAAAACGACGTTCCCGTTTTACGGATCGCAATGGATCTCGGTTACGGTTCTTTGGCTCCTTTCAACCGCGCGTTTAAGGAAATCGCGGGAACCACGCCTTCCGATTTCAGAAAGCAGGTTCCTTTGCAGAAACGATAA
- the srpA gene encoding sigma factor sigX-regulated lipoprotein SrpA, which yields MNPTSLRFLLDLAVNSYVREVPFSVFRQEGNEKSDELLLSALLLNPRNAEFRLSDSTGLNAFARTASDSESRILPNSYPNSSGVLFTDLAGNSAQNYGDGNADGFEDHFLTPKAVSIDICRIVAYKSVAKGGPAPGTETLENSNFSLFRMSKIVGETSVQNETSNVCAQGSVILDLRKKGDSGFLRVDSIPLEEIQDYDRIGIVAQAFTYYFAPEDVPENSYRYVSLHLNNVSSANDDRGTVTAKIFQNDCPISFLSSPALFGGTGITGPCHLTELSIDSVTGLLIRSLTSINPTDNPEKFINPPSATTIANATPNQKLKFKQPASANQLASNAPFVLVLDFNTSLTGRGAFRFDVSVDKVLFWDSNSTNNVFSPQLDTADRPNAIDASDNLTNTSRRNLIFHLPTILGRSQ from the coding sequence ATGAATCCGACCTCATTAAGATTTCTTTTAGACCTCGCCGTAAATTCTTACGTTAGAGAAGTTCCGTTCTCCGTCTTTCGTCAAGAGGGAAACGAGAAATCCGATGAATTGCTGTTATCCGCCCTTCTTCTCAATCCGCGCAACGCGGAATTTCGCCTTTCGGATTCGACCGGTTTAAACGCGTTCGCAAGAACCGCAAGCGATTCCGAATCGAGAATTCTTCCGAATTCCTACCCGAACTCATCCGGAGTTTTGTTTACCGATCTCGCCGGGAATTCTGCTCAAAACTATGGAGACGGAAACGCGGACGGATTCGAAGATCATTTTCTGACTCCGAAAGCGGTTTCGATCGATATCTGTAGAATCGTCGCGTATAAATCTGTTGCAAAAGGCGGACCCGCTCCCGGAACTGAAACATTAGAAAATTCTAATTTTTCATTGTTTAGGATGTCTAAAATAGTCGGAGAAACATCCGTTCAGAATGAGACCTCCAACGTTTGCGCACAGGGAAGCGTAATTTTGGATCTAAGAAAAAAGGGTGACTCCGGATTTTTACGGGTCGATTCGATTCCGTTGGAAGAAATTCAGGATTACGATCGGATCGGAATCGTAGCTCAGGCTTTCACCTACTACTTTGCTCCCGAAGACGTTCCCGAAAATTCCTATCGTTACGTTTCTCTTCATCTCAACAACGTTTCCTCCGCTAACGACGATCGAGGTACGGTCACCGCGAAAATATTTCAGAATGATTGTCCTATTTCGTTTTTAAGTTCTCCGGCTCTTTTCGGAGGAACCGGAATTACCGGCCCGTGCCATCTTACCGAATTGTCGATCGACTCGGTTACCGGTTTGTTGATCCGGTCTTTGACCTCGATCAATCCGACCGACAATCCCGAAAAGTTCATCAATCCTCCGTCCGCGACGACCATTGCAAACGCGACCCCAAATCAAAAACTGAAATTCAAACAACCCGCTTCGGCGAATCAACTCGCCTCCAATGCGCCGTTCGTTTTGGTTTTGGATTTTAATACAAGTCTAACGGGAAGAGGAGCATTTCGATTTGACGTTTCCGTGGATAAGGTTTTATTTTGGGATTCCAATTCGACGAATAACGTATTTTCTCCCCAATTGGATACGGCGGACAGACCCAATGCGATCGACGCTTCGGACAATCTTACCAACACCTCCAGAAGAAACCTGATCTTTCACCTTCCGACTATTTTAGGCAGATCTCAATAA
- a CDS encoding Zn-ribbon domain-containing OB-fold protein, translating into MSETTLEILKGKKCDSCGFQMTEPSVACTQCGSSKISETQFSGLGKIYTYTVVHVGFGHLAKRAPYVLAVVELEEGIKTMGILEGEVSGVPVTESVKIDLPVRFQKEESGTGFIFHPA; encoded by the coding sequence ATGTCCGAAACTACATTAGAAATTTTGAAAGGAAAAAAGTGCGATTCCTGCGGTTTTCAAATGACAGAACCTTCGGTCGCCTGTACGCAGTGCGGGAGTTCCAAGATTTCCGAAACGCAGTTTAGCGGACTCGGAAAAATCTACACCTATACCGTGGTTCATGTAGGTTTCGGTCATCTTGCAAAAAGAGCGCCGTACGTATTAGCGGTTGTGGAACTTGAGGAAGGAATCAAAACGATGGGAATCTTGGAGGGAGAAGTTTCCGGCGTTCCGGTGACTGAATCCGTAAAAATCGATCTTCCCGTACGCTTTCAAAAAGAAGAATCCGGAACGGGATTCATCTTCCACCCAGCGTAA
- a CDS encoding c-type cytochrome encodes MNSKNMIISIVIALTSLVLFLNCGDKSEKPAETSAPAATETASALSPELQKGQEIFLQNCASCHGEKGAGDGAAAASLNPKPRNYKAPAGQWKNGNTEAGVLKTLNNGITGSPMVAYKFLGDENLKLLAKYVVHLSQN; translated from the coding sequence ATGAACTCCAAAAATATGATCATTTCCATCGTGATCGCTCTTACCTCTCTGGTTCTGTTTTTGAACTGTGGAGATAAGTCCGAGAAACCGGCCGAAACTTCCGCACCTGCCGCGACCGAAACCGCTTCCGCTCTCAGCCCCGAACTTCAAAAAGGACAGGAAATCTTTTTACAAAACTGCGCTTCCTGTCACGGTGAAAAAGGAGCGGGAGACGGAGCTGCTGCGGCAAGTCTCAATCCGAAACCTCGTAACTATAAGGCTCCGGCCGGACAGTGGAAAAACGGAAATACGGAAGCCGGAGTTCTAAAAACTCTGAACAACGGGATTACCGGAAGTCCGATGGTCGCTTACAAGTTCTTAGGCGATGAGAATCTGAAACTACTTGCAAAATACGTAGTTCACCTTTCTCAAAACTAA
- a CDS encoding STAS domain-containing protein, which yields MSDDFKIFVDLSVSVPIIHIEGEITSEADEEIVGKYESIPAEKRNRVILNFQGTSYINSAGIATLISLITRASETKGKIEFAGLNEHFRKVMDIVGLTDFVLIHNSLQEALK from the coding sequence ATGTCCGACGATTTCAAAATTTTCGTAGATCTTTCCGTGTCCGTTCCCATCATCCATATCGAAGGAGAAATCACTTCGGAAGCGGATGAGGAAATCGTGGGAAAATACGAATCCATTCCCGCAGAAAAAAGAAACAGAGTGATTCTCAACTTTCAGGGAACTTCCTACATCAATTCGGCGGGAATCGCGACCCTCATCAGTCTCATTACGAGAGCCTCGGAAACGAAAGGGAAAATCGAGTTCGCCGGTCTGAACGAACATTTCAGAAAGGTCATGGACATCGTCGGATTAACGGACTTCGTATTAATCCACAATTCTCTTCAAGAAGCTCTTAAGTAA
- the kdsB gene encoding 3-deoxy-manno-octulosonate cytidylyltransferase, with translation MRKILGVIPARYASSRFPGKPLAKIGDKTMIEWTYRNASRSATLSELVVATDDERIHDVVLAFGGKSVMTSADHPSGTDRIIEVAEKFPEFSVIVNIQGDEPGIEPELIDGVASLKASHPEWTMSTAAVPMLDPAHGTDPNRVKVIFDQNGKAIYFSRSLIPSQFKATVPLYRHLGIYGYDRDFLLKYNSLPKSNLEESESLEQLRAIEAGYGIGVFLAKEAGLSVDTPADLEIVIEDFKKRKWVT, from the coding sequence ATGAGAAAAATTCTCGGTGTGATTCCGGCGCGTTATGCGAGCTCCCGTTTTCCGGGCAAACCTCTCGCCAAGATCGGAGATAAAACGATGATAGAATGGACGTATCGGAATGCCTCCCGATCCGCCACTCTATCCGAGTTGGTCGTTGCGACGGACGACGAAAGAATTCACGATGTCGTATTAGCATTCGGCGGTAAAAGCGTAATGACGAGCGCGGATCATCCTTCCGGAACCGATCGAATCATCGAAGTCGCCGAAAAGTTTCCCGAATTTAGCGTGATCGTAAACATTCAAGGCGACGAACCCGGAATCGAACCCGAGTTGATCGACGGGGTTGCCAGCCTCAAAGCTTCTCATCCCGAATGGACGATGAGTACGGCGGCCGTTCCGATGCTGGACCCTGCTCACGGAACCGATCCGAACCGAGTCAAAGTCATTTTTGATCAGAACGGAAAGGCCATTTACTTTTCCAGATCGCTCATTCCGAGTCAGTTCAAAGCGACGGTTCCTTTGTATCGTCATCTCGGGATTTACGGATACGATCGCGATTTTCTGTTGAAATACAATTCTTTGCCGAAGAGCAATTTGGAAGAATCCGAATCCCTCGAACAACTGAGAGCGATCGAAGCGGGTTACGGGATCGGCGTATTTCTGGCAAAAGAAGCGGGACTTTCCGTGGACACGCCCGCGGATTTGGAGATCGTAATCGAAGACTTTAAAAAGCGGAAGTGGGTTACTTAA
- a CDS encoding flagellar basal body-associated FliL family protein has protein sequence MGDAEIDEEEGGLPAAEGGGGTSPIIKWLLYVAGAIFGIIIVAIIAMVVAKQTATSTFKQMKNVALVKPPPPLANYNFTEEFRINTSDKGEAHFVKMKLAFGIAKEDQTLSAELAERNAQMRDLINLIVGRKSKDELINIEDQLDLREEIKAQVNHILTEGKIQEVYFTEFIVN, from the coding sequence ATGGGTGATGCGGAAATAGACGAGGAAGAAGGCGGGCTACCCGCGGCCGAGGGCGGCGGTGGCACATCTCCCATTATCAAATGGCTTCTTTATGTAGCGGGAGCCATTTTCGGAATTATCATCGTCGCGATCATCGCGATGGTAGTCGCAAAACAAACGGCGACGAGTACGTTCAAACAGATGAAGAACGTCGCGTTGGTAAAACCCCCTCCGCCGCTCGCGAACTACAACTTTACGGAAGAATTTAGGATCAACACTTCGGACAAAGGCGAGGCTCACTTCGTAAAGATGAAACTCGCGTTCGGAATCGCGAAGGAAGATCAGACCTTATCCGCGGAACTCGCGGAAAGAAACGCGCAGATGCGCGACTTGATCAACCTGATCGTGGGAAGAAAGTCCAAGGACGAACTCATCAACATCGAGGATCAATTGGATCTTCGTGAGGAGATCAAGGCTCAGGTGAATCATATTCTTACCGAAGGAAAGATTCAGGAAGTTTACTTCACAGAGTTTATCGTCAACTGA
- the motB gene encoding flagellar motor protein MotB, with protein MAKAKCPECIQNIPEYMLTYGDMVTLLLCFFIMLYTTGKTNAIEMQIILSAFKTTTGFFDGGQTLSKGRLEEMGMNIESLPSQTTGKALSKSKKLATEIFKPEVEAGKVKITEDERGLIISLVSADYFNPGSAVLTDSIKIALRKASSLIKELDRFVRVEGHCDADAVNPGVPPGKEERAYINNWDLAGARAINSTDYIINVEKLDPSWFQAVSFGAFRPLVVEYTGTPEAKAYNRRIDIVIMTDKSTKRSPYETNFGLPKTKIPGSESSVPGKE; from the coding sequence ATGGCAAAAGCAAAATGTCCGGAATGTATTCAGAATATCCCCGAGTATATGCTTACGTACGGGGATATGGTGACGCTGCTTCTTTGCTTCTTCATCATGCTTTATACCACCGGTAAAACGAACGCGATCGAAATGCAGATCATCCTTTCCGCGTTCAAAACCACGACCGGATTTTTCGACGGAGGTCAGACTCTTTCGAAAGGACGTCTCGAAGAGATGGGAATGAACATTGAAAGTCTTCCTTCTCAAACCACCGGAAAGGCCTTATCAAAATCCAAAAAGCTCGCGACCGAAATTTTCAAACCGGAAGTGGAAGCGGGCAAGGTTAAGATCACCGAAGACGAAAGAGGACTGATCATCTCTCTCGTAAGCGCGGATTATTTCAATCCGGGCTCGGCGGTTTTAACGGATTCGATCAAGATCGCGCTTCGAAAAGCGAGTTCGCTTATCAAAGAATTGGATCGTTTCGTTCGAGTGGAAGGACATTGCGACGCGGACGCGGTCAACCCGGGAGTTCCGCCGGGAAAAGAAGAACGGGCTTATATCAACAACTGGGATCTTGCGGGAGCGAGAGCGATCAACTCCACCGATTATATCATCAATGTGGAGAAGCTCGATCCTTCCTGGTTTCAAGCTGTGAGTTTCGGAGCGTTCCGGCCTTTGGTCGTGGAATATACGGGAACTCCCGAAGCGAAAGCGTATAATCGTAGAATCGATATCGTAATTATGACCGATAAGTCAACCAAGAGAAGTCCTTACGAAACCAACTTCGGACTTCCGAAAACGAAAATACCCGGCTCCGAGTCCAGCGTTCCTGGCAAAGAGTGA
- a CDS encoding motility protein A translates to MDFGTVVGLGAACVLMIFGVISAGLSPLDLFDVPSILITFGGATAGTIMAVPWESTLAVGKVTQKVFRTEKHDLIELIKTLVSFSEKARREGLLALEDDVNELPDEFLRKGITLVVDGTDPELVRNIMETEMGNIASRHSNGKAWWENWGALAPAFGMIGTLIGLVQMLKNLGSGDPSAIGTGMAAALITTLYGSMGANMFAIPVMKKLMRKSEDELTIKQIMIEGTLSIQSGDNPRIVKDKLSSFLPPSERDVLKDDSE, encoded by the coding sequence ATGGATTTTGGAACAGTAGTCGGTTTAGGTGCGGCGTGCGTCCTGATGATTTTCGGGGTGATTTCCGCAGGTTTAAGTCCATTAGACCTTTTTGACGTTCCTTCGATTTTGATTACCTTCGGCGGTGCGACCGCCGGAACGATCATGGCCGTACCTTGGGAATCCACTCTTGCGGTCGGAAAGGTAACACAAAAGGTGTTTAGAACCGAAAAACACGATTTGATCGAACTCATCAAAACGTTAGTCTCCTTCTCCGAAAAAGCGAGAAGGGAAGGTCTTCTCGCGCTGGAAGACGACGTAAACGAACTTCCAGACGAATTCTTACGCAAAGGAATTACTCTCGTCGTGGACGGAACGGACCCCGAACTCGTTCGTAATATCATGGAAACCGAAATGGGCAACATCGCTTCCCGTCATAGTAATGGAAAGGCTTGGTGGGAAAACTGGGGCGCCTTGGCTCCCGCCTTCGGGATGATCGGGACCCTGATCGGACTCGTACAGATGTTGAAGAACCTCGGTTCCGGCGACCCTTCGGCGATCGGAACGGGGATGGCGGCGGCCTTGATTACCACGTTGTACGGATCGATGGGCGCCAACATGTTCGCGATTCCCGTGATGAAAAAACTCATGCGTAAATCCGAAGACGAACTTACGATCAAACAAATCATGATCGAAGGAACTCTTTCGATCCAGTCCGGGGACAACCCGAGGATCGTAAAGGATAAACTGTCGTCGTTCCTTCCTCCTTCGGAAAGAGACGTTCTCAAGGACGACAGCGAGTAA
- a CDS encoding flagellar FlbD family protein: MILLHRLKGDEFVLNASHIESLEANPDTTITLSNDRKYVVKESVPEVIEKILEYKKRILVFPLGSSPDQFKRVE, translated from the coding sequence TTGATTTTGCTTCACAGACTGAAAGGGGATGAGTTCGTATTAAACGCTTCGCATATCGAAAGCTTAGAAGCGAATCCGGATACTACGATCACTCTTTCCAACGATAGAAAGTATGTGGTCAAAGAATCCGTGCCCGAAGTTATCGAAAAAATTTTAGAATATAAGAAGCGGATTCTCGTTTTTCCTTTGGGATCTTCTCCGGATCAGTTCAAAAGGGTGGAATAA
- a CDS encoding glycosyltransferase gives MKVAIIHDWLNGMRGGELVLDSLLKIYPTADLFTLFYTPGKLNARIEQRKITTAFTDNLPFKDSKYRWYLPLFPTAIESLDLKGYDLVISSSHCVAKGVITDPDSIHFSYVHSPMRYVWDLYYDYFPARKGLKFFAFEAISNYLRTWDVASASRVDSFWSNSEFVARRIQKFYRREAKVIFPPCLPEKWKVVSESKDDFYLIVSAFAPYKRIDLAIETFRKNGKKLVLIGGGQEFKKLTSDLPKNIEVLPHLKRDEVLEYYKKAKAFLFPGMEDFGIAPVEAQAYSTPIIAYGKGGALETVVDGKTGIFFEEQTVDSFQAAIDRADRISWKTADFQKNVSRFTEEKFIIEIRKQVENRIRTPRKKG, from the coding sequence ATGAAAGTTGCCATCATCCATGACTGGTTGAACGGAATGCGGGGCGGAGAATTGGTCCTCGATTCTCTCCTGAAAATTTATCCGACCGCCGATCTTTTTACCTTATTTTACACGCCGGGAAAGCTGAACGCGCGCATCGAACAAAGAAAGATCACGACTGCGTTTACCGACAATCTCCCGTTTAAGGATTCCAAGTATCGATGGTATTTGCCCTTATTTCCCACGGCGATCGAGTCCCTCGATCTGAAAGGATACGATCTCGTGATTTCTTCTTCGCATTGCGTCGCTAAGGGCGTGATCACCGATCCGGACTCGATTCATTTCAGTTACGTGCATTCTCCGATGCGTTATGTTTGGGATTTGTATTACGATTATTTTCCGGCGCGCAAAGGTTTGAAGTTTTTCGCGTTTGAAGCGATCTCCAATTATCTCCGCACCTGGGACGTGGCTTCCGCTTCGAGAGTGGATTCGTTCTGGTCCAACTCCGAGTTCGTCGCAAGAAGAATCCAAAAGTTCTACAGAAGAGAAGCGAAAGTCATCTTTCCACCTTGTCTTCCGGAAAAATGGAAGGTCGTGTCTGAATCAAAAGACGACTTCTATCTCATCGTATCGGCGTTTGCTCCTTACAAAAGAATCGACCTTGCCATTGAGACGTTCCGCAAAAACGGGAAGAAGCTCGTCCTCATCGGAGGAGGACAGGAATTTAAAAAACTGACTTCGGATCTTCCTAAGAATATCGAAGTTCTTCCGCATCTCAAACGCGACGAGGTTCTGGAATATTACAAAAAAGCAAAGGCCTTCCTCTTTCCGGGAATGGAAGATTTCGGAATCGCTCCCGTGGAAGCGCAGGCGTATTCGACCCCGATCATCGCGTATGGAAAAGGCGGCGCCCTGGAAACCGTCGTCGACGGAAAAACGGGAATCTTTTTCGAAGAACAAACGGTGGATTCTTTTCAGGCCGCAATCGATCGGGCCGATCGGATTTCTTGGAAAACCGCCGATTTTCAAAAGAACGTAAGCCGTTTTACCGAGGAAAAATTCATTATCGAAATCCGTAAGCAGGTCGAGAATAGAATCAGAACTCCAAGGAAAAAGGGATAA
- a CDS encoding type II toxin-antitoxin system Phd/YefM family antitoxin has translation MKSFPIGELKSNFSKVLESVKNGENVGILYGKGKKPIAMIIPITTEKSEKRKIGLLDRKAKITFKEEFKISEEEFLELS, from the coding sequence ATGAAATCCTTTCCGATCGGCGAACTTAAATCTAATTTTTCCAAGGTTTTAGAATCTGTTAAAAACGGAGAGAACGTCGGCATTCTTTATGGAAAAGGAAAAAAACCGATTGCTATGATCATTCCGATTACGACCGAAAAGTCCGAAAAAAGAAAAATCGGTCTCTTAGATCGAAAAGCTAAGATCACTTTTAAAGAGGAATTTAAAATTTCTGAAGAGGAATTTCTGGAACTTTCATGA
- a CDS encoding type II toxin-antitoxin system VapC family toxin — MKYLLDTHVVLWVIASSHLLSQKARETIENPENTIYTSSISIWEISLKYKLGKLKISGFKPAQIPEFLETSKIEIIPLEADEASSYNSLVETHHKDPFDRMLIWQAIKRKLTIISKDSEMKRYKLQGLKTLW; from the coding sequence ATGAAATATCTTTTGGATACTCATGTCGTTCTCTGGGTGATCGCGTCCTCGCATCTTCTCAGTCAGAAAGCAAGGGAAACAATCGAAAATCCCGAAAACACGATCTATACGAGTTCTATCTCGATTTGGGAAATTTCACTCAAATATAAATTAGGTAAGTTGAAAATCTCCGGATTCAAACCGGCCCAAATTCCGGAATTTTTGGAAACATCAAAAATCGAAATCATTCCTTTGGAAGCGGACGAAGCAAGTAGTTACAATTCTTTAGTAGAAACACATCACAAAGATCCATTCGATAGAATGTTGATTTGGCAGGCGATAAAACGTAAACTTACGATTATCAGCAAAGATTCAGAAATGAAACGATATAAATTGCAAGGACTCAAAACACTTTGGTAG